From Methylomonas sp. EFPC3, a single genomic window includes:
- a CDS encoding LysR substrate-binding domain-containing protein, with amino-acid sequence MTLRELSYLVAVAEFRNFSQAAEHCAISQPTLSTQIKKLEDYLGVDLFLRDKNNVDVTEACREILPIARRMLDDARAIRQIAAHASGRQRNQLSLGAFPSLASYVLPEYVFRIKQHYPELKLQLVEEKTHALIALLLDKKLDAALLALPVAPDTLDSRVLFEDPFTLAVSADHPLADQAEVDLNQAANENLLLLDEGHCLRDQALKLCDPSRFIEHDFRASSLETLRFMVRNGVGVTLMPSVAIQPEDKDIRYIDIRQRPSRAIALVWLKTHPRIALLETMAQLLAYKPLP; translated from the coding sequence ATGACATTGCGCGAATTGAGCTATCTGGTAGCGGTGGCGGAATTTAGAAACTTCAGCCAAGCGGCCGAACATTGTGCAATCAGCCAACCCACTTTGAGCACCCAAATCAAAAAGCTCGAGGACTATCTGGGTGTGGACCTGTTCTTGCGCGACAAAAACAATGTGGACGTAACCGAAGCCTGTCGGGAGATTTTACCCATCGCCCGCCGAATGCTCGACGACGCCCGCGCCATTCGCCAAATCGCCGCCCATGCCAGCGGCCGCCAACGCAACCAACTGTCACTGGGCGCGTTTCCGTCGCTGGCAAGTTACGTATTGCCGGAGTACGTTTTTCGCATCAAGCAACATTATCCGGAACTCAAATTGCAATTGGTTGAGGAAAAAACCCACGCCTTGATCGCATTGCTGCTCGACAAAAAACTGGACGCGGCCCTGCTGGCCTTGCCGGTCGCCCCCGACACGCTGGACTCCCGCGTATTGTTCGAGGACCCGTTCACGCTGGCAGTCAGCGCCGATCATCCGCTCGCCGACCAGGCCGAAGTCGACCTCAACCAAGCCGCCAACGAAAACCTGCTACTGCTGGACGAAGGCCACTGCCTGCGCGACCAGGCACTGAAATTGTGCGACCCGTCCCGTTTCATCGAACACGATTTTCGGGCGTCGAGCCTGGAAACCCTGCGTTTCATGGTCAGGAACGGGGTCGGCGTCACCTTGATGCCGTCCGTGGCGATTCAGCCGGAAGACAAAGACATTCGGTACATCGACATTCGGCAACGCCCCAGTCGAGCCATTGCCCTGGTATGGCTCAAGACTCATCCGCGTATCGCCTTGCTGGAAACCATGGCCCAACTGCTGGCATACAAACCATTGCCCTGA
- the katG gene encoding catalase/peroxidase HPI, whose amino-acid sequence MKTKPILLASVLALAISSASNAGQVFQESQPTMNSFWWPEQLDLTPLRQHAAESNPLGQSFNYAAQFKTLDLTAVKKDIAGVLHTSQPWWPADYGNYGPFFIRMAWHSAGVYRIFDGRGGASGGQQRFEPLNSWPDNVNLDKARRLLWPIKQKYGAKLSWADLMVLAGNVALEDMGFKTLGFAGGRADDWEAEVVNWGSEKKFLADERHNEKGELTKPLAAVQMGLIYVNPEGPGGNPDPLAAAKHIREAFGRMAMNDEETVALIAGGHTFGKAHGAHKPDECVGKEPAAAGIEQQGLGWANQCGAGHGVDTVSSGLEGAWSTNPTRWTHDYLTWLYTFEWQQTKSPAGATQWIPKDGKGDNFVPDAHDSSKRHPPIMFTTDLALKMDPEYQKISKRFLDDPKAFEAAFAKAWFKLTHRDMGPKARYVGAEVPAEDFVWQDPIPKVDHKLIDAKDVAKLKSAILASDLTIPELVRTAWASAATFRGTDLRGGANGARIRLAPQKDWEANDPAELAKVLGKLEAVQADFNRTLKGGKKVSLADVIVLGGSAAVEEAAKKAGYKVQVAFKPGRMDASQEQTDANSVAVLEPKADGFRNYFGKDNAHSPAEMLVERANFLTLTVPEMTVLVGGMRALDANAGHSKHGVFTGRPGTLSSDFFVNLLDMSVKWSKSAASEGIYEGRDRATDQVKWTATPVDLIFGSNSELRAVAEVYAADDAKQKFVQDFANAWAKVMDLDRFDLR is encoded by the coding sequence ATGAAAACCAAACCCATTTTGCTGGCGTCTGTCTTGGCGCTAGCCATATCCTCGGCATCGAACGCCGGCCAGGTGTTCCAGGAATCGCAGCCGACCATGAATAGCTTCTGGTGGCCGGAGCAATTGGATCTGACGCCGCTACGCCAGCACGCCGCCGAGTCCAATCCGTTGGGACAAAGTTTTAATTACGCGGCTCAATTCAAAACCCTGGACTTGACGGCGGTGAAAAAGGATATCGCCGGGGTGCTGCATACGTCCCAACCCTGGTGGCCGGCGGATTACGGCAATTACGGGCCGTTCTTCATTCGCATGGCCTGGCATAGCGCCGGTGTTTACCGCATCTTCGACGGCCGCGGCGGCGCCTCCGGCGGCCAGCAACGCTTCGAACCGCTCAACAGTTGGCCGGACAACGTCAACCTGGACAAAGCCCGCCGCTTGTTGTGGCCAATCAAGCAAAAATACGGCGCCAAGTTATCCTGGGCCGATTTGATGGTGCTGGCCGGCAACGTGGCGCTGGAAGATATGGGCTTCAAGACCCTCGGTTTTGCCGGAGGCCGGGCCGACGATTGGGAAGCCGAGGTCGTGAATTGGGGTAGCGAAAAGAAATTTCTGGCCGACGAACGCCATAACGAAAAAGGCGAGCTGACGAAACCGCTGGCCGCCGTGCAAATGGGCCTGATCTACGTCAACCCGGAGGGCCCCGGCGGCAATCCCGATCCGTTGGCGGCGGCCAAACACATCCGCGAAGCCTTCGGCCGGATGGCGATGAACGACGAGGAAACCGTGGCGCTGATCGCCGGCGGCCATACCTTCGGCAAGGCCCACGGTGCACATAAGCCGGACGAATGCGTCGGTAAGGAACCGGCCGCTGCCGGCATCGAACAGCAAGGCCTGGGCTGGGCCAACCAATGCGGTGCAGGCCACGGGGTCGATACGGTCAGTAGCGGCCTGGAGGGGGCCTGGTCGACCAATCCGACCCGCTGGACCCACGATTACCTGACTTGGCTGTATACCTTCGAGTGGCAACAAACCAAGAGCCCTGCCGGTGCGACGCAATGGATTCCGAAAGACGGCAAGGGCGACAACTTCGTGCCGGACGCGCACGATTCGAGCAAACGCCATCCGCCGATCATGTTCACCACCGATTTGGCTTTGAAAATGGACCCGGAGTATCAAAAAATCTCCAAACGTTTCCTGGATGACCCTAAAGCGTTCGAAGCGGCGTTCGCCAAAGCCTGGTTCAAGCTGACCCATCGCGACATGGGGCCGAAAGCGCGTTACGTCGGCGCGGAAGTGCCGGCCGAAGACTTTGTCTGGCAGGATCCTATCCCCAAAGTCGATCATAAACTGATCGATGCCAAGGACGTTGCCAAGCTGAAATCGGCGATTCTGGCTTCGGATTTGACGATTCCGGAACTGGTCAGAACCGCCTGGGCCTCGGCAGCCACCTTCCGCGGTACCGACCTGCGCGGCGGCGCCAACGGCGCGCGGATTCGGCTGGCGCCCCAGAAAGACTGGGAAGCCAACGATCCCGCCGAATTGGCTAAAGTGCTGGGCAAACTGGAAGCCGTCCAAGCCGACTTTAACCGCACTTTGAAAGGCGGCAAGAAAGTGTCGCTGGCCGACGTGATCGTGCTGGGCGGGTCGGCGGCGGTGGAAGAAGCCGCCAAAAAGGCCGGTTACAAGGTGCAAGTAGCGTTCAAACCGGGGCGGATGGATGCCAGCCAGGAGCAAACCGATGCCAATTCAGTCGCGGTGTTGGAACCCAAAGCCGATGGTTTCCGCAATTACTTCGGCAAGGATAATGCGCATTCGCCGGCGGAAATGCTGGTCGAGCGCGCCAACTTCCTGACCTTGACCGTACCGGAAATGACCGTGCTGGTCGGCGGCATGCGGGCACTGGATGCCAACGCCGGCCATAGCAAGCACGGCGTGTTCACCGGCCGGCCGGGCACCTTGAGCAGCGACTTCTTCGTCAACCTGCTCGACATGTCGGTGAAATGGAGCAAATCGGCCGCGTCCGAAGGCATATACGAGGGCCGCGACCGGGCCACCGACCAGGTCAAATGGACGGCCACGCCGGTGGACTTGATCTTCGGCTCCAACTCCGAGTTGCGGGCGGTGGCCGAGGTGTACGCGGCGGACGATGCCAAGCAGAAGTTCGTTCAGGACTTCGCCAATGCCTGGGCCAAGGTGATGGATTTGGATCGTTTCGACTTACGTTAA
- a CDS encoding PIG-L family deacetylase: protein MRVFGGVGIIACWLGLTIAPALAQESALDVGVGERLLVLAPHPDDESLSSAGLTQRVFAKGGSVRAVVVTSGDAYVDAVKMDTGKSRLSAADYLAFGEKRLEESRRAAQILGNGFLHLDLMGFSDGAIYSALVSHWRRNSPFRSQFTGFDHVPYRDSLDWGYAQDGKDLVAELVAIMQETKPTIISFPDVMEDDSDHAGLGMFALLAVHEWRAQASAEQVNPKMLAYLVHWPHWPTGSDWGVAQDWSNQPMHLPENLPLRGHRRVCLDLTPTEIARKHDAIAQYVTQQRIMADFLASFVRSSECFTQLTPANTNRIEAVIEHWQQVRKAFNNHPLDRRKI from the coding sequence ATGAGAGTTTTTGGCGGCGTTGGCATTATCGCCTGTTGGCTGGGCCTGACAATAGCGCCGGCCTTGGCGCAAGAATCCGCATTGGATGTCGGTGTCGGCGAACGTTTACTGGTGTTGGCTCCCCATCCGGACGACGAGAGTCTGAGTTCCGCCGGTTTGACACAGCGGGTGTTCGCCAAAGGCGGCTCGGTGCGAGCCGTTGTCGTGACATCCGGCGATGCCTATGTCGATGCGGTAAAAATGGATACCGGCAAAAGCCGTTTGTCTGCGGCCGATTATTTGGCATTCGGCGAAAAACGGCTGGAAGAATCCCGCCGGGCGGCGCAGATTTTAGGCAACGGTTTCCTGCACTTGGATTTAATGGGATTTTCCGACGGTGCGATCTATTCCGCTCTGGTATCGCATTGGCGGCGTAACAGCCCGTTTCGGTCGCAATTCACCGGATTCGACCATGTACCGTATCGCGATAGCCTGGATTGGGGCTACGCGCAAGACGGTAAAGATCTGGTCGCAGAATTGGTGGCGATCATGCAGGAGACCAAACCGACCATCATCAGTTTTCCGGATGTGATGGAAGACGATTCCGACCATGCCGGATTGGGTATGTTTGCATTGTTGGCGGTGCACGAATGGCGGGCGCAAGCATCGGCCGAACAGGTCAACCCGAAAATGTTGGCGTATCTGGTGCATTGGCCGCATTGGCCTACGGGTTCGGATTGGGGCGTCGCGCAGGATTGGAGCAACCAACCCATGCATTTGCCGGAAAATCTGCCGCTACGCGGGCATCGCCGGGTTTGCCTGGATTTGACGCCGACCGAGATCGCCCGCAAGCACGATGCGATTGCCCAGTACGTGACGCAGCAACGCATTATGGCCGATTTTTTGGCCTCCTTCGTTCGCAGTAGCGAATGTTTTACCCAGCTGACGCCGGCGAATACCAATCGGATCGAAGCGGTCATTGAGCATTGGCAACAGGTGCGCAAGGCCTTCAACAACCATCCGCTGGACCGGCGAAAAATTTGA